Sequence from the Sanguibacter keddieii DSM 10542 genome:
GGCTACACCCACAAGCTGCCCGGTGTGCTGCGGTGGCCCAACCTCGTCTTCACCCGTGGGCTCGTCGAGTCTGACGCGCTCTTCACCTGGGTGACGAGGTCGTCGGGCGAGGGCTTCGCCGCGAACGACAGCACGCTCACCCGGTCGACCGGCGCGGTCACCGCGCTCAACCACTCCGGCGACCGGCTGCGCGCGTGGGACCTCGACGGGGTCTTCGCGGTGGGGTGGGAGGGGCCGAGCTTCAGCGTCGACTCCGAGACCCAGCCGACCGAGCGCCTGGAGATCGCCCACAACGGCTTCCGCGCGAGGACGCCCTCATGACCGGCGCGACGGTCCCGGAGGCGGGGACGACGGGTGGGACAGGCGTCGGCGACCTCGCCACGCCCGGGCTCGTCGACGGCTCTGGCCCCGGCGACGGCACAGCGGCGGCTGGCCCGTCGCCCGTCTTGACCCTCCCGAGCTCTTTCGACGCCCGCTTCCGGACAGGCTTCGTCGGACGGGTCGGCGCGGACGCGATCCTCTTCGTCCGCGCGGTCGCCCGTCCGGGCACGCTCCGCGGGGTGGGATCGACGACCCCGCTCACCCGGCGCACCGCGCCCGTCCCGGTGCAGCCCG
This genomic interval carries:
- a CDS encoding phage tail protein — translated: MRASEMEALGGEPTTVGLFLFEVDGVPIGTFREVSGLRLTVSVTEHVEGGQNGYTHKLPGVLRWPNLVFTRGLVESDALFTWVTRSSGEGFAANDSTLTRSTGAVTALNHSGDRLRAWDLDGVFAVGWEGPSFSVDSETQPTERLEIAHNGFRARTPS